Proteins from one Chitinophaga oryzae genomic window:
- a CDS encoding FecR family protein has product MGVPDSQQPDTFLQRVAYLIARHQQDQLTAGEAEELRAWLDAAPENRRFLEQWSDTRLLADKLQRFTQPDVNTAWEAFRAKHLTNAHPTEVPRKTFRLSRWHWSAAAAVVLLAGTAWYIQHSRPAAPIAQQQEQTPVRPGTSKAVLTLADGSTIQLDSAGNQVIAQGASNILQQQGQLRYDLQNPDAAPALNTLTTPRGGQFRVILPDGTAVWLNAASSITYPTAFREGARQVSITGEAYLEVTSKANHPFRVTINDQTTVDVLGTSFCISAYANENTINATLVSGAVKVNTGNTSRVLAPGQQAQISNGSITVSQTDTAAAIAWKNGEFYFNNADIPAIMRQLERWYDVHAVYEGNIPSRTFQGEIQRNLPLEDVLEGLQSTGIRFHMKGRNIIVQP; this is encoded by the coding sequence GTGGGAGTTCCTGACAGCCAACAACCGGATACATTTTTACAGCGGGTCGCCTATCTGATCGCGCGGCACCAGCAGGACCAGCTGACTGCCGGCGAAGCCGAAGAACTGCGCGCCTGGCTGGATGCCGCGCCGGAGAACCGCCGTTTCCTGGAACAGTGGAGCGATACCCGTTTGCTGGCAGACAAACTGCAGCGGTTTACCCAACCCGATGTCAACACCGCCTGGGAGGCCTTTCGGGCCAAACACCTGACCAATGCCCATCCCACAGAAGTTCCCCGGAAAACATTCCGGCTGTCCCGGTGGCACTGGAGCGCAGCAGCAGCAGTTGTGCTGCTGGCCGGTACTGCCTGGTACATCCAGCACTCCCGCCCCGCTGCGCCTATCGCGCAGCAGCAGGAACAGACGCCCGTACGGCCGGGCACCAGCAAAGCCGTGCTCACCCTGGCCGACGGCTCCACCATACAGCTGGACAGCGCCGGCAACCAGGTGATCGCACAAGGGGCCTCCAACATCCTGCAACAGCAGGGACAGCTTCGCTATGATCTCCAAAATCCGGACGCAGCGCCGGCACTGAATACACTGACTACTCCCCGTGGCGGCCAGTTCCGGGTAATACTCCCGGACGGCACCGCCGTATGGCTCAACGCCGCTTCTTCCATCACCTACCCCACCGCCTTCCGCGAAGGCGCCAGACAGGTAAGCATCACCGGTGAAGCGTACCTGGAAGTAACATCAAAAGCCAACCATCCGTTCCGGGTCACCATCAACGACCAGACAACCGTAGACGTACTAGGCACCAGCTTCTGCATCAGCGCCTATGCCAACGAAAACACCATCAACGCCACACTGGTGAGCGGTGCGGTAAAAGTCAATACCGGCAACACTTCCCGCGTACTGGCCCCCGGCCAGCAGGCACAGATCAGCAACGGCAGCATAACTGTCAGCCAGACAGACACCGCTGCCGCCATCGCCTGGAAAAACGGGGAATTCTATTTCAACAACGCCGATATACCGGCCATCATGCGGCAACTGGAAAGATGGTACGATGTACATGCGGTATACGAGGGCAATATCCCCTCCCGCACCTTCCAGGGCGAGATACAACGCAACCTGCCGCTGGAAGACGTACTGGAAGGCCTGCAGTCAACAGGCATCCGTTTTCATATGAAAGGAAGAAACATTATTGTACAACCATAA
- a CDS encoding RNA polymerase sigma factor has protein sequence MSDQHNKYTEDAFIQQLAAGDQQVFRQLFDWHYKALCYFAGSIVSHTHAAEDLVQEAFSKLWDKRGDFQSTASIKAFLFISTRNACLNYLKQQNRLTEREQEFLYHQDGQTAPVAAGFDPLLAETELLQHLYAAIEQLPAQCKRVFKMGYLEGRKNEEIATALNISYNTVRTQKLRAIKLLRSSVLKKQVLPLLPLYLTLLRYYDYKG, from the coding sequence ATGAGTGATCAGCACAATAAGTACACAGAGGATGCATTTATACAGCAACTGGCGGCAGGAGACCAACAGGTATTCCGGCAGCTGTTCGACTGGCATTATAAAGCCCTGTGTTATTTTGCCGGCTCCATTGTCTCCCATACCCATGCGGCGGAAGACCTCGTACAGGAAGCTTTTTCCAAACTATGGGACAAACGCGGCGATTTTCAGAGTACCGCCAGTATCAAGGCTTTCCTGTTTATTTCCACCCGTAACGCCTGCCTGAATTATCTGAAACAACAAAACAGGTTGACCGAAAGGGAGCAGGAATTCCTGTACCACCAGGACGGGCAGACAGCCCCTGTTGCTGCCGGTTTCGATCCGCTGCTGGCAGAAACCGAACTGCTGCAACACCTGTACGCCGCCATAGAACAATTACCCGCCCAATGCAAGCGGGTATTTAAAATGGGCTACCTGGAAGGCCGGAAAAATGAAGAGATTGCCACCGCGCTCAATATCTCCTACAATACCGTTCGCACCCAGAAACTGCGCGCCATCAAACTGCTGCGCAGCAGCGTACTGAAAAAACAGGTGCTCCCGCTCCTGCCGCTTTATCTCACCCTGCTGCGATACTATGACTATAAAGGATAA
- a CDS encoding SGNH/GDSL hydrolase family protein gives MRYLLLCCLMACVACASRPYTVINKGVGGNSTSDLLRRVEQDVVALRPDLVVLMAGTNDMVNSGKLVPYGQYTAQYRQLVQRIRQTGAKVVLMTSLPVDTGYLFQRHRRALYDTDPNVRIDSACAIVREIAASEQVYCLDLHEVFVRRGEPNRTAASLIVNAANMGREDGIHPTAAGYRFMAAQLYDYLKKHRLLRRYRRILCFGDSITYGAFMDGAGTDTGDTYPAGLKRLLSTR, from the coding sequence ATGCGTTATCTGCTCTTATGCTGTCTCATGGCCTGTGTGGCCTGTGCTTCCCGACCCTATACCGTGATCAACAAAGGGGTAGGGGGTAATAGTACCTCCGATCTGCTGAGGAGGGTAGAGCAGGATGTGGTGGCCTTGCGGCCTGACCTGGTGGTGCTGATGGCCGGAACAAACGATATGGTCAATTCCGGCAAGCTGGTGCCATACGGACAATATACCGCGCAGTACAGGCAGCTGGTACAGCGTATCCGGCAGACCGGCGCCAAAGTAGTGCTGATGACTTCTCTGCCGGTAGATACGGGGTATCTCTTTCAGCGCCACCGGCGTGCGTTATACGATACAGATCCCAACGTCAGGATAGACAGTGCCTGTGCCATTGTCCGGGAAATCGCCGCTTCGGAACAGGTTTATTGCCTTGATCTCCATGAGGTATTTGTTCGCCGCGGGGAGCCGAACAGAACGGCTGCTTCGCTGATTGTCAATGCCGCTAATATGGGCAGGGAAGATGGTATTCATCCCACAGCCGCAGGCTACCGGTTCATGGCCGCACAGTTGTATGACTATCTTAAAAAACACCGGCTGTTGCGCCGTTATCGCCGTATTCTTTGTTTTGGCGACAGTATTACCTATGGCGCATTTATGGATGGCGCAGGTACCGACACCGGCGATACTTATCCTGCGGGGTTAAAGCGTTTGTTAAGTACTAGATAA
- a CDS encoding RagB/SusD family nutrient uptake outer membrane protein, with product MKRIYIYFTLLAVSATVACNKYVDTPLPKNELVSELVFTDDKTATAAVTGLYTSMNAYNYQFANVLASFLSSMQADEMYYFSTFENYDVFRQNRLVPSSQYVTSMFADQYAFIYHTNACLEGLKKTTALSPNVKKQLLGESYFMRSFFNFYLVNMYGDVPLITSTNYEENGLKPRAARSVVYDTIIKDLNEAVSLMSDDYPTGTRVRPNRAAANALLARVYLYNQQWALAEATAGKVIADSKYSLLQDLNKVFLANSGEAIFQLQPVNVANGRNTWEGFTATPATPTATAVFRLDTLHFISRFEANDLRLANWTGFRKTTAGATYYFPYKYKIRLGTLGVVNEYSMVLRLAEQYLIRAEARLQQGKLDDGRADIDAIRVRAGLPKLSASLSKDDLLKAVAKERHLELFTEWGHRWFDLKRTKQSTAVLKPIKGANWQDTDTLYPIPVDATSTNPNLTQNPGY from the coding sequence ATGAAACGCATTTATATATACTTCACTTTACTGGCTGTTTCCGCGACGGTGGCTTGTAATAAATATGTAGACACACCACTCCCTAAAAATGAGCTGGTGTCTGAACTGGTGTTCACCGATGACAAGACTGCTACCGCTGCAGTAACAGGCCTGTACACCAGCATGAACGCCTATAACTACCAGTTTGCCAATGTGCTGGCCAGCTTCCTGTCTTCGATGCAGGCCGACGAAATGTACTATTTCTCCACCTTTGAGAACTACGACGTTTTCCGGCAGAACAGGCTCGTACCCAGCAGCCAGTATGTAACAAGCATGTTTGCCGACCAGTATGCCTTTATCTATCATACCAACGCCTGCCTGGAAGGACTGAAGAAAACCACGGCCCTTTCTCCCAACGTTAAAAAACAACTGCTGGGCGAATCTTATTTCATGCGCTCTTTCTTTAATTTCTACCTGGTGAATATGTACGGCGATGTGCCCCTGATCACTTCCACCAACTACGAAGAGAATGGCCTCAAACCGCGCGCTGCCAGGTCGGTCGTATATGATACGATCATCAAAGACCTGAACGAAGCGGTATCGCTGATGAGCGACGACTACCCAACAGGTACGCGGGTACGTCCCAACCGGGCAGCCGCCAACGCACTGCTGGCCAGGGTGTACCTTTACAATCAACAATGGGCGCTGGCAGAAGCAACCGCCGGCAAAGTGATCGCCGACAGCAAATACTCCCTGCTGCAGGACCTGAACAAAGTATTCCTGGCCAACAGCGGAGAAGCCATCTTCCAGCTGCAACCGGTGAACGTGGCCAATGGCCGCAATACCTGGGAAGGCTTTACCGCCACTCCCGCCACCCCTACGGCCACTGCAGTGTTCCGGCTGGATACCCTGCATTTTATCTCCCGCTTTGAAGCCAATGACCTGCGGCTGGCCAACTGGACCGGCTTCCGCAAAACTACCGCCGGCGCAACTTACTATTTCCCGTATAAGTACAAAATCAGGTTAGGCACACTCGGCGTAGTCAACGAATACTCCATGGTGCTCCGCCTCGCCGAACAATACCTCATCCGCGCTGAAGCCCGCCTGCAGCAAGGAAAACTGGACGACGGCCGCGCTGATATCGACGCCATCCGCGTCCGCGCCGGCCTTCCCAAACTGTCTGCGTCCCTCAGCAAAGACGACCTGCTGAAAGCCGTGGCCAAAGAAAGACACCTGGAACTGTTCACCGAATGGGGACACCGCTGGTTTGACCTGAAACGGACCAAACAGTCCACCGCCGTACTGAAACCTATCAAAGGCGCCAACTGGCAGGATACAGACACCCTGTACCCCATCCCGGTAGACGCTACCAGCACCAACCCCAACCTCACCCAAAACCCGGGATACTAA
- a CDS encoding DUF6630 family protein, which translates to MFQNVNPTTTLTLEEAIEQGLTDHLSYDFEFLAEDVPGQKVLIFSEDVHTDQLLDLHNIYVEQDIAGMIFRGNLQVDNSIIDYEPDTYACFLLIEGNLTCRNLVAGCVPIHVKGNVYVRETFIGYYNHGEVTIDGDLHARLWIEDDHQTTVKGTVHAVTFAPKDWTATPDYTDWHDVLLPEVATQLLKEDYLFAGNADLLRLIEDGQPVFKQDLLRTGISSDEFRQLLYNELFAPGLDSLTVTQKPWELRLTQHSDQPGGWENDTLYILNAEEGRSFVISTAPGKPLFFGYQVADDRFEEVTDLTSEPGQLLLRYFTRACAIVNAKVNWNRYYRKEIDEEQLWQLIWLFNPGDNTDFFLPVATELFHRVALAADYPYTYIHSRYPEDSLRRGLDEVPGATVPVALLDGLLDRGLIAELSYNKPLSGEMETLNEVTMLYWNTLLKTPPPYDEDPVSEEYMHFVNTEMQPQGAMLIRLNAGMRNYLLACMPVAAIPQLKQLADALDVTVEF; encoded by the coding sequence ATGTTCCAAAACGTTAATCCCACTACGACACTGACGCTGGAAGAAGCCATTGAACAAGGGCTGACAGACCATCTCTCCTACGATTTTGAATTCCTGGCCGAAGATGTGCCCGGACAGAAAGTGCTGATCTTCTCGGAAGATGTACACACCGACCAATTGCTGGACCTGCACAACATCTATGTGGAGCAGGATATCGCCGGGATGATCTTCCGGGGCAACCTGCAGGTAGACAATTCCATCATTGACTATGAACCGGACACCTACGCCTGCTTCCTGTTGATAGAGGGCAACCTCACCTGCCGCAACCTTGTTGCCGGCTGCGTTCCCATACACGTAAAAGGGAATGTATATGTCCGGGAAACCTTTATCGGTTACTACAACCACGGCGAGGTCACCATCGACGGCGACCTGCACGCCCGCCTCTGGATCGAAGACGATCACCAGACAACGGTAAAAGGCACTGTACATGCTGTAACCTTCGCCCCGAAGGACTGGACCGCCACTCCTGACTATACCGACTGGCACGATGTGCTGCTGCCGGAAGTGGCCACGCAGCTGCTGAAAGAAGATTACCTCTTTGCCGGCAATGCAGACCTGCTCCGCCTGATCGAAGATGGCCAGCCGGTTTTCAAACAGGACCTCCTGCGCACCGGCATCAGTTCCGATGAATTCCGGCAGCTGTTATACAATGAATTGTTTGCCCCGGGGCTGGACAGCCTGACGGTGACCCAAAAACCGTGGGAGCTGCGTCTCACACAACATAGCGATCAACCGGGCGGCTGGGAAAACGATACCCTGTATATCCTGAACGCCGAAGAAGGGCGGTCCTTTGTTATCTCCACCGCTCCCGGCAAACCACTCTTTTTCGGGTATCAGGTTGCGGACGACCGGTTTGAAGAAGTGACTGATCTTACATCGGAGCCGGGGCAACTGCTGCTCCGCTATTTCACCAGGGCATGCGCCATTGTCAACGCGAAAGTCAACTGGAACCGCTATTACCGGAAAGAGATCGACGAAGAGCAACTGTGGCAACTGATCTGGTTATTCAATCCCGGCGACAACACCGACTTTTTCCTCCCTGTTGCCACTGAGCTCTTCCACCGCGTGGCACTGGCAGCTGATTACCCTTACACGTACATCCATAGCCGTTATCCGGAAGACAGCCTGCGCCGTGGCCTGGATGAAGTCCCCGGCGCCACGGTGCCCGTCGCTTTGCTGGACGGGCTGCTGGACCGCGGACTGATCGCCGAGCTTTCCTACAATAAACCCCTCTCAGGGGAAATGGAGACGCTGAACGAGGTGACCATGCTCTATTGGAATACGCTCCTGAAAACACCGCCACCGTATGACGAAGACCCTGTCAGCGAGGAGTACATGCATTTCGTAAATACAGAGATGCAACCGCAGGGCGCTATGCTCATACGGCTCAATGCCGGCATGCGCAACTACCTGCTGGCTTGTATGCCGGTGGCCGCTATTCCGCAGCTGAAACAACTGGCAGATGCGCTCGACGTTACAGTGGAGTTTTAG
- a CDS encoding TonB-dependent receptor, which produces MRLTVMLLIAATLKVSAGASAQTVSLSARNISMENVFTAVKKQTGYLFFYDRALLRSTRPVSVQAQQQPLQDFLADVFKDQPLDYTIKDKTVFIKRRDLPVAAPVQQPVTGTVKDAAGVPLPGVTVKVKGTSNGAITDPEGNFSIKAHPGDVLVISYVGFEPKEITVGSDTNVPVILQAAVSALNETVVIAYGTTSKRLNTGSVSSVKASNIASNPVMDPLSALQANVPGLLVTSSNGLPGSAFNVSIRGQNSVLKANQPLYIVDGVPFISDPLNAFTSANGNQSPLASINPADIERIDVLKDADATSIYGSRGANGVVLITTKRGKAGKTQTTFNVYTGGSKVVNMVDMLSTPQFIQMRKEAFRNDNQTYTDETAPDLTIWDQQKTTDWQKLMIGNTGHVTEAQGSVSSGNAQTQFRLSGTFRKETTVMPNNLGFTKGAGSISADHSNKDGRFHIGAVVNYSSLRDNSIAASLAGFTDMAPNYPIYDSTGNYYWMPAGMNPMAFLLRSSDARTNNLVAQTDIRYTLLPGLNLKANVGYTRSDMQQTQLVPLKSNNPNTTATSTANYGNTQANTYIIEPQIDYTTTISKGTLQVLVGGSWQEALRKGSWVIGEGYSSDAMLENMNAAAKLTAKTTTYALYRYNAVFGKVNYNWEEKYLLNATFRRDGSTRFGPGNRFGNFGAVGAAWIFSKESFIPEGSILSYGKLRASIGSSGNDNIGDYAYLDAWQSTSFPYDGITGLTPARLANLNYHWEVSRKKEAALELGFFKDRLLITTNYYHNISDNQLLDYKLSPQTGFPSVTRNFPAKVLNSGWEFEINATNIQRKDFTWRTSFNMSINKNELKEFPNIEASSYKNLMVVGKPITIQKGFQFAGIDPQTGLALFQSAKGGTTSTPSDPDDFVILGNHMPEFYGGLQNSFSYKGISLEFLFQFVKQEGTSFNYGYGIPYPGSGSNQSLYALDRWTAPGDNAGVPKATVGSGAANFRSYSISSAQWGDASFIRLKNLSLRYDLSRYVQKWKLAGASVYGLAQNLFTITGYEGYDPETQGRMMPPVKTYTIGLQLSL; this is translated from the coding sequence ATGAGATTAACAGTGATGTTACTGATTGCGGCCACACTAAAGGTTTCTGCCGGCGCTTCTGCGCAGACAGTGTCGCTTTCTGCGCGCAACATCTCCATGGAAAATGTGTTTACGGCTGTTAAAAAACAGACCGGCTACCTGTTCTTTTATGACCGCGCGCTCCTGCGCAGCACGCGGCCTGTCAGCGTACAGGCGCAACAGCAGCCGCTGCAGGACTTCCTGGCGGACGTATTTAAGGACCAGCCACTGGACTACACCATCAAAGACAAAACCGTTTTCATCAAACGGCGCGACCTTCCTGTTGCCGCTCCGGTACAGCAACCGGTGACCGGCACCGTGAAGGATGCCGCCGGCGTGCCGCTGCCAGGCGTAACGGTAAAGGTGAAAGGTACCAGTAACGGCGCCATCACCGACCCGGAAGGCAACTTCAGCATCAAAGCCCATCCCGGCGATGTGCTCGTGATCTCCTATGTGGGCTTTGAACCGAAAGAAATCACCGTAGGCAGCGATACCAACGTTCCCGTTATATTACAGGCCGCAGTAAGCGCGCTCAACGAAACCGTGGTCATCGCCTACGGCACCACCAGCAAAAGACTCAATACCGGCTCCGTCAGCAGTGTAAAAGCCAGCAACATCGCGTCTAATCCTGTGATGGACCCGCTGTCCGCGTTGCAGGCAAACGTTCCCGGCCTGCTGGTCACCTCCAGCAATGGCCTGCCGGGATCCGCCTTTAATGTGAGCATCAGAGGCCAGAACTCTGTATTAAAAGCCAACCAGCCACTATATATTGTCGACGGCGTGCCTTTCATCTCAGACCCGCTCAATGCTTTCACCTCCGCCAACGGCAATCAAAGCCCCCTGGCATCTATCAACCCGGCCGACATAGAGCGGATCGATGTACTGAAAGATGCAGATGCTACCTCTATCTACGGGTCCAGAGGCGCTAACGGCGTGGTGCTCATTACCACCAAACGCGGGAAAGCCGGTAAAACACAGACGACATTCAACGTGTATACCGGCGGCAGCAAAGTGGTGAACATGGTAGACATGCTCTCTACTCCGCAGTTCATCCAGATGCGCAAAGAAGCCTTCCGGAATGACAATCAAACGTATACTGATGAAACAGCTCCTGACCTGACTATCTGGGACCAGCAGAAAACCACCGACTGGCAAAAGCTGATGATCGGCAATACCGGCCACGTAACGGAAGCACAGGGTAGCGTATCCAGCGGTAATGCCCAGACACAGTTCAGATTAAGCGGCACTTTCCGTAAGGAAACCACCGTGATGCCCAATAATCTCGGCTTTACCAAAGGCGCGGGCAGCATCAGCGCAGACCACAGTAACAAAGACGGTCGTTTTCATATAGGCGCCGTCGTTAACTACTCTTCCCTGCGCGACAACTCCATCGCCGCCAGCCTCGCGGGCTTCACCGATATGGCGCCCAACTACCCGATATATGACTCCACCGGCAACTACTATTGGATGCCTGCCGGCATGAATCCCATGGCCTTCCTGCTCCGCAGCTCGGATGCCCGTACCAACAACCTGGTGGCACAAACAGACATCCGCTATACGCTGCTGCCGGGCCTTAACCTGAAAGCCAATGTAGGTTATACCCGCAGCGATATGCAACAAACACAACTGGTGCCGCTGAAAAGCAACAACCCTAACACCACCGCCACCAGCACCGCCAACTACGGCAACACGCAAGCCAATACCTACATCATAGAACCGCAGATCGATTACACCACCACCATCTCCAAAGGCACCCTGCAGGTACTGGTGGGCGGCAGCTGGCAGGAAGCGCTCCGCAAAGGCAGCTGGGTGATCGGGGAAGGCTATTCCAGCGACGCGATGCTGGAAAACATGAACGCCGCTGCCAAACTCACCGCTAAAACTACGACGTATGCCCTCTACCGTTATAATGCGGTATTCGGTAAAGTGAACTATAACTGGGAAGAAAAATACCTGCTCAACGCTACGTTCCGCCGCGACGGCTCCACCCGCTTCGGACCCGGCAACCGCTTCGGTAACTTCGGCGCGGTAGGCGCAGCATGGATCTTCAGCAAAGAGTCCTTCATCCCCGAAGGGTCCATACTCAGCTATGGTAAACTGCGCGCCAGCATCGGTTCCTCCGGCAACGACAATATCGGCGATTATGCTTACCTCGACGCATGGCAGTCAACCTCTTTCCCTTACGACGGTATCACCGGCCTTACCCCCGCCCGGCTGGCCAACCTCAATTATCACTGGGAAGTGAGCCGCAAGAAAGAGGCCGCCCTCGAACTGGGTTTCTTCAAAGATCGTTTGCTCATCACCACCAACTACTACCATAATATTTCAGACAACCAGCTGCTGGATTATAAATTATCACCGCAGACAGGGTTCCCTTCCGTTACCCGTAACTTCCCCGCCAAAGTGCTCAACAGCGGATGGGAATTTGAAATCAACGCTACCAACATCCAACGGAAAGACTTCACCTGGCGTACCTCCTTCAATATGTCCATCAACAAAAATGAACTGAAGGAGTTTCCCAATATCGAAGCTTCCTCCTATAAAAATTTGATGGTGGTAGGCAAACCGATCACCATTCAGAAAGGCTTCCAGTTTGCCGGCATTGACCCGCAAACCGGCCTCGCCCTTTTCCAGAGTGCCAAAGGCGGCACCACCAGCACCCCCTCCGACCCCGATGATTTTGTCATCCTGGGCAATCACATGCCGGAGTTCTATGGCGGTCTGCAAAACAGTTTCTCCTATAAAGGCATCAGCCTCGAGTTCCTGTTCCAGTTCGTAAAACAGGAAGGCACCTCCTTTAACTATGGCTATGGCATACCTTACCCTGGCTCCGGTTCCAACCAGAGCCTGTATGCCCTCGACCGCTGGACCGCCCCCGGCGATAATGCCGGCGTGCCAAAAGCCACTGTCGGTTCCGGCGCGGCTAACTTCCGCAGCTATTCTATCTCCAGCGCACAGTGGGGCGACGCTTCCTTTATCCGGTTGAAAAACCTCTCCCTGCGCTATGATCTCTCCAGATATGTACAGAAATGGAAACTGGCCGGCGCCAGCGTTTACGGTCTCGCCCAGAACCTGTTCACCATCACGGGGTACGAAGGATACGACCCTGAAACGCAGGGCAGGATGATGCCTCCGGTGAAAACATATACCATAGGATTACAATTGTCACTCTGA